A part of Carettochelys insculpta isolate YL-2023 chromosome 1, ASM3395843v1, whole genome shotgun sequence genomic DNA contains:
- the FBXO40 gene encoding F-box only protein 40 isoform X3, with protein sequence MIKGRAQKTPPGHHRHCEKCFNRQCQVPIELTVSCIVINCRARCGAAFHMCKQEEHQLLCPLEEVSCLNSVYGCPFSMARCKLAKHLQVCPASVVHCSMEWNRWPNVDAETSLHKNILKEPHNEQSLDTALALRDQKILFRTLKIAELFPEWRKDDEMKEPGAADLDEGAMGGEACDSREDGGPVVELNQQEREELAKDKEGMDLASYKTWENMFSKELSALKATGLSANSEKRGEGSYKKTGQILCSGNPTEKKKEAAPVEEPKGKDNQVITGAEKTGLAPWQDGILERLKKEVNVGDYNMYLVHHGRMLIHFGQLAACTPREKDFVYGNLEAHEVKTVCTFKVPVSYHGKRARLRDTQAYKIPTMDKSVDTSDLEMSLEECPQADIAKATLLCALEKELKGHEISEAKSIDGLFMDFGTQTYNFQVEPFSSSAVLADVLDIISPPELHVELHTECVTRRHNKSCSAFTFTCNHFFRRDEFPSHFKNVHADIQSCLSGWFQHRCPLAYLGCTFVQNRFYPVGHKAKFIYSQHLDTLAMKPEVDSTLSEIQKCNFAANKQQKNKDSLSSLPLEILQYIAGFLDSFSLSQLSQVSFLMRDICATLLQERGMVFLLWEKKRYSHGGTSWRARKKIWQFSSLFAPVHNWQFSDIPSMSEHLKICPFYDVEHKKDPFLLASMSGTQKRAQNSLVSTFKHGS encoded by the exons GGCAGAGCTCAGAAAACTCCTCCTGGACACCACAGACACTGTGAGAAATGTTTCAACCGGCAATGCCAAGTCCCAATCGAGCTCACCGTCTCCTGCATAGTGATCAACTGCCGTGCCCGCTGCGGGGCTGCCTTTCATATGTGCAAACAGGAAGAACACCAGCTCCTGTGTCCCCTAGAAGAGGTCTCATGCCTCAACTCAGTTTATGGCTGCCCTTTTTCCATGGCCCGCTGTAAGCTGGCAAAGCATCTTCAGGTTTGTCCGGCCAGCGTGGTTCACTGCTCTATGGAATGGAATCGCTGGCCAAATGTGGACGCAGAAACCAGTCTCCATAAGAACATTCTGAAGGAGCCACATAATGAACAGAGTCTGGATACagccctggccctcagagaccagaAGATTCTTTTTAGGACCCTGAAAATAGCTGAGCTATTCCCAGAATGGAGAAAAGATGACGAAATGAAAGAACCTGGAGCTGCAGATTTGGATGAAGGAGCCATGGGGGGAGAAGCATGTGATTCTAGAGAAGATGGTGGCCCAGTGGTTGAACTTAATCAGCAGGAGCGTGAGGAATTGGCAAAGGATAAGGAGGGGATGGATCTAGCAAGTTACAAAACCTGGGAGAACATGTTTAGCAAAGAGCTTTCAGCCTTGAAGGCAACAGGCTTGTCAGCGAACTCTGAAAAAAGGGGTGAGGGCAGTTACAAGAAAACAGGACAGATTCTTTGCAGTGGCAACCcaacagagaaaaaaaaggaaGCCGCTCCTGTGGAAGAACCAAAAGGAAAAGACAACCAAGTGATTACAGGTGCAGAAAAGACAGGCCTGGCTCCTTGGCAAGACGGGATCCTGGAGAGGTTGAAAAAAGAAGTTAACGTAGGGGATTATAACATGTATCTGGTACATCATGGGAGAATGCTCATCCATTTTGGTCAGTTAGCTGCCTGCACACCAAGAGAGAAAGACTTTGTATATGGGAACCTGGAGGCTCATGAAGTGAAGACTGTCTGCACATTCAAAGTGCCTGTTAGCTATCATGGTAAAAGAGCACGCCTAAGAGACACCCAGGCATACAAGATACCAACGATGGACAAGTCAGTGGATACCTCAGACTTGGAGATGAGCCTGGAGGAATGTCCTCAGGCAGATATAGCCAAAGCCACACTATTGTGTGCATTGGAAAAGGAACTGAAAGGTCACGAGATCTCAGAAGCAAAGAGTATTGATGGACTGTTCATGGATTTTGGGACGCAGACATACAACTTTCAGGTGGAACCCTTCTCCTCTAGCGCTGTCCTAGCAGATGTTCTAGATATAATAAGTCCACCAGAACTCCATGTGGAGCTTCATACTGAGTGTGTGACCAGAAGACATAACAAAAGCTGCTCAGCCTTCAcattcacttgcaatcacttctTTAGAAGAGACGAGTTTCCTTCACATTTCAAGAATGTCCATGCTGATATCCAGTCCTGTCTAAGTGGCTGGTTCCAGCATCGCTGTCCACTTGCCTACTTGGGATGTACTTTTGTTCAAAACCGCTTCTATCCTGTTGGTCATAAGGCAAAGTTTATCTACAGCCAACACCTTGATACATTAGCTATGAAACCAGAAGTTGATTCCACACTTTCTGAAATACAGAAATGCAATTTTGCAGCAAATAAGCAACAAAAAAATAAAGACTCCTTGAGCAGTCTTCCACTGGAAATTTTACAGTATATTGCTGGCTTCTTGGACAGCTTCAGCTTATCTCAGCTGTCCCAAGTGTCTTTCCTGATGAGGGATATCTGTGCCACTCTACTTCAAGAGAGAGGGATGGTCTTCCTGCTGTGGGAGAAAAAAAGATATTCTCATGGAGGTACTTCATGGAGAGCTCGCAAAAAG ATCTGGCAGTTTAGCAGCCTGTTTGCCCCTGTTCACAACTGGCAGTTCAGTGACATTCCCTCCATGTCTGAACACCTGAAGATTTGTCCATTCTATGATGTGGAACACAAGAAGGACCCATTCTTGCTGGCCAGCATGAGTGGAACCCAAAAGCGGGCTCAAAATAGCTTGGTCTCAACTTTCAAGCATGGATCCTGA
- the FBXO40 gene encoding F-box only protein 40 isoform X2 — protein MIKRQTRQSAGIMGRAQKTPPGHHRHCEKCFNRQCQVPIELTVSCIVINCRARCGAAFHMCKQEEHQLLCPLEEVSCLNSVYGCPFSMARCKLAKHLQVCPASVVHCSMEWNRWPNVDAETSLHKNILKEPHNEQSLDTALALRDQKILFRTLKIAELFPEWRKDDEMKEPGAADLDEGAMGGEACDSREDGGPVVELNQQEREELAKDKEGMDLASYKTWENMFSKELSALKATGLSANSEKRGEGSYKKTGQILCSGNPTEKKKEAAPVEEPKGKDNQVITGAEKTGLAPWQDGILERLKKEVNVGDYNMYLVHHGRMLIHFGQLAACTPREKDFVYGNLEAHEVKTVCTFKVPVSYHGKRARLRDTQAYKIPTMDKSVDTSDLEMSLEECPQADIAKATLLCALEKELKGHEISEAKSIDGLFMDFGTQTYNFQVEPFSSSAVLADVLDIISPPELHVELHTECVTRRHNKSCSAFTFTCNHFFRRDEFPSHFKNVHADIQSCLSGWFQHRCPLAYLGCTFVQNRFYPVGHKAKFIYSQHLDTLAMKPEVDSTLSEIQKCNFAANKQQKNKDSLSSLPLEILQYIAGFLDSFSLSQLSQVSFLMRDICATLLQERGMVFLLWEKKRYSHGGTSWRARKKIWQFSSLFAPVHNWQFSDIPSMSEHLKICPFYDVEHKKDPFLLASMSGTQKRAQNSLVSTFKHGS, from the exons GGCAGAGCTCAGAAAACTCCTCCTGGACACCACAGACACTGTGAGAAATGTTTCAACCGGCAATGCCAAGTCCCAATCGAGCTCACCGTCTCCTGCATAGTGATCAACTGCCGTGCCCGCTGCGGGGCTGCCTTTCATATGTGCAAACAGGAAGAACACCAGCTCCTGTGTCCCCTAGAAGAGGTCTCATGCCTCAACTCAGTTTATGGCTGCCCTTTTTCCATGGCCCGCTGTAAGCTGGCAAAGCATCTTCAGGTTTGTCCGGCCAGCGTGGTTCACTGCTCTATGGAATGGAATCGCTGGCCAAATGTGGACGCAGAAACCAGTCTCCATAAGAACATTCTGAAGGAGCCACATAATGAACAGAGTCTGGATACagccctggccctcagagaccagaAGATTCTTTTTAGGACCCTGAAAATAGCTGAGCTATTCCCAGAATGGAGAAAAGATGACGAAATGAAAGAACCTGGAGCTGCAGATTTGGATGAAGGAGCCATGGGGGGAGAAGCATGTGATTCTAGAGAAGATGGTGGCCCAGTGGTTGAACTTAATCAGCAGGAGCGTGAGGAATTGGCAAAGGATAAGGAGGGGATGGATCTAGCAAGTTACAAAACCTGGGAGAACATGTTTAGCAAAGAGCTTTCAGCCTTGAAGGCAACAGGCTTGTCAGCGAACTCTGAAAAAAGGGGTGAGGGCAGTTACAAGAAAACAGGACAGATTCTTTGCAGTGGCAACCcaacagagaaaaaaaaggaaGCCGCTCCTGTGGAAGAACCAAAAGGAAAAGACAACCAAGTGATTACAGGTGCAGAAAAGACAGGCCTGGCTCCTTGGCAAGACGGGATCCTGGAGAGGTTGAAAAAAGAAGTTAACGTAGGGGATTATAACATGTATCTGGTACATCATGGGAGAATGCTCATCCATTTTGGTCAGTTAGCTGCCTGCACACCAAGAGAGAAAGACTTTGTATATGGGAACCTGGAGGCTCATGAAGTGAAGACTGTCTGCACATTCAAAGTGCCTGTTAGCTATCATGGTAAAAGAGCACGCCTAAGAGACACCCAGGCATACAAGATACCAACGATGGACAAGTCAGTGGATACCTCAGACTTGGAGATGAGCCTGGAGGAATGTCCTCAGGCAGATATAGCCAAAGCCACACTATTGTGTGCATTGGAAAAGGAACTGAAAGGTCACGAGATCTCAGAAGCAAAGAGTATTGATGGACTGTTCATGGATTTTGGGACGCAGACATACAACTTTCAGGTGGAACCCTTCTCCTCTAGCGCTGTCCTAGCAGATGTTCTAGATATAATAAGTCCACCAGAACTCCATGTGGAGCTTCATACTGAGTGTGTGACCAGAAGACATAACAAAAGCTGCTCAGCCTTCAcattcacttgcaatcacttctTTAGAAGAGACGAGTTTCCTTCACATTTCAAGAATGTCCATGCTGATATCCAGTCCTGTCTAAGTGGCTGGTTCCAGCATCGCTGTCCACTTGCCTACTTGGGATGTACTTTTGTTCAAAACCGCTTCTATCCTGTTGGTCATAAGGCAAAGTTTATCTACAGCCAACACCTTGATACATTAGCTATGAAACCAGAAGTTGATTCCACACTTTCTGAAATACAGAAATGCAATTTTGCAGCAAATAAGCAACAAAAAAATAAAGACTCCTTGAGCAGTCTTCCACTGGAAATTTTACAGTATATTGCTGGCTTCTTGGACAGCTTCAGCTTATCTCAGCTGTCCCAAGTGTCTTTCCTGATGAGGGATATCTGTGCCACTCTACTTCAAGAGAGAGGGATGGTCTTCCTGCTGTGGGAGAAAAAAAGATATTCTCATGGAGGTACTTCATGGAGAGCTCGCAAAAAG ATCTGGCAGTTTAGCAGCCTGTTTGCCCCTGTTCACAACTGGCAGTTCAGTGACATTCCCTCCATGTCTGAACACCTGAAGATTTGTCCATTCTATGATGTGGAACACAAGAAGGACCCATTCTTGCTGGCCAGCATGAGTGGAACCCAAAAGCGGGCTCAAAATAGCTTGGTCTCAACTTTCAAGCATGGATCCTGA
- the FBXO40 gene encoding F-box only protein 40 isoform X1, with amino-acid sequence MIKVFWDSALPTSHLGHIYTRGFFQQHWAFFGKKHRASTCKMRFVDSLSAKPGTPASSVTPLPVQRQTRQSAGIMGRAQKTPPGHHRHCEKCFNRQCQVPIELTVSCIVINCRARCGAAFHMCKQEEHQLLCPLEEVSCLNSVYGCPFSMARCKLAKHLQVCPASVVHCSMEWNRWPNVDAETSLHKNILKEPHNEQSLDTALALRDQKILFRTLKIAELFPEWRKDDEMKEPGAADLDEGAMGGEACDSREDGGPVVELNQQEREELAKDKEGMDLASYKTWENMFSKELSALKATGLSANSEKRGEGSYKKTGQILCSGNPTEKKKEAAPVEEPKGKDNQVITGAEKTGLAPWQDGILERLKKEVNVGDYNMYLVHHGRMLIHFGQLAACTPREKDFVYGNLEAHEVKTVCTFKVPVSYHGKRARLRDTQAYKIPTMDKSVDTSDLEMSLEECPQADIAKATLLCALEKELKGHEISEAKSIDGLFMDFGTQTYNFQVEPFSSSAVLADVLDIISPPELHVELHTECVTRRHNKSCSAFTFTCNHFFRRDEFPSHFKNVHADIQSCLSGWFQHRCPLAYLGCTFVQNRFYPVGHKAKFIYSQHLDTLAMKPEVDSTLSEIQKCNFAANKQQKNKDSLSSLPLEILQYIAGFLDSFSLSQLSQVSFLMRDICATLLQERGMVFLLWEKKRYSHGGTSWRARKKIWQFSSLFAPVHNWQFSDIPSMSEHLKICPFYDVEHKKDPFLLASMSGTQKRAQNSLVSTFKHGS; translated from the exons GGCAGAGCTCAGAAAACTCCTCCTGGACACCACAGACACTGTGAGAAATGTTTCAACCGGCAATGCCAAGTCCCAATCGAGCTCACCGTCTCCTGCATAGTGATCAACTGCCGTGCCCGCTGCGGGGCTGCCTTTCATATGTGCAAACAGGAAGAACACCAGCTCCTGTGTCCCCTAGAAGAGGTCTCATGCCTCAACTCAGTTTATGGCTGCCCTTTTTCCATGGCCCGCTGTAAGCTGGCAAAGCATCTTCAGGTTTGTCCGGCCAGCGTGGTTCACTGCTCTATGGAATGGAATCGCTGGCCAAATGTGGACGCAGAAACCAGTCTCCATAAGAACATTCTGAAGGAGCCACATAATGAACAGAGTCTGGATACagccctggccctcagagaccagaAGATTCTTTTTAGGACCCTGAAAATAGCTGAGCTATTCCCAGAATGGAGAAAAGATGACGAAATGAAAGAACCTGGAGCTGCAGATTTGGATGAAGGAGCCATGGGGGGAGAAGCATGTGATTCTAGAGAAGATGGTGGCCCAGTGGTTGAACTTAATCAGCAGGAGCGTGAGGAATTGGCAAAGGATAAGGAGGGGATGGATCTAGCAAGTTACAAAACCTGGGAGAACATGTTTAGCAAAGAGCTTTCAGCCTTGAAGGCAACAGGCTTGTCAGCGAACTCTGAAAAAAGGGGTGAGGGCAGTTACAAGAAAACAGGACAGATTCTTTGCAGTGGCAACCcaacagagaaaaaaaaggaaGCCGCTCCTGTGGAAGAACCAAAAGGAAAAGACAACCAAGTGATTACAGGTGCAGAAAAGACAGGCCTGGCTCCTTGGCAAGACGGGATCCTGGAGAGGTTGAAAAAAGAAGTTAACGTAGGGGATTATAACATGTATCTGGTACATCATGGGAGAATGCTCATCCATTTTGGTCAGTTAGCTGCCTGCACACCAAGAGAGAAAGACTTTGTATATGGGAACCTGGAGGCTCATGAAGTGAAGACTGTCTGCACATTCAAAGTGCCTGTTAGCTATCATGGTAAAAGAGCACGCCTAAGAGACACCCAGGCATACAAGATACCAACGATGGACAAGTCAGTGGATACCTCAGACTTGGAGATGAGCCTGGAGGAATGTCCTCAGGCAGATATAGCCAAAGCCACACTATTGTGTGCATTGGAAAAGGAACTGAAAGGTCACGAGATCTCAGAAGCAAAGAGTATTGATGGACTGTTCATGGATTTTGGGACGCAGACATACAACTTTCAGGTGGAACCCTTCTCCTCTAGCGCTGTCCTAGCAGATGTTCTAGATATAATAAGTCCACCAGAACTCCATGTGGAGCTTCATACTGAGTGTGTGACCAGAAGACATAACAAAAGCTGCTCAGCCTTCAcattcacttgcaatcacttctTTAGAAGAGACGAGTTTCCTTCACATTTCAAGAATGTCCATGCTGATATCCAGTCCTGTCTAAGTGGCTGGTTCCAGCATCGCTGTCCACTTGCCTACTTGGGATGTACTTTTGTTCAAAACCGCTTCTATCCTGTTGGTCATAAGGCAAAGTTTATCTACAGCCAACACCTTGATACATTAGCTATGAAACCAGAAGTTGATTCCACACTTTCTGAAATACAGAAATGCAATTTTGCAGCAAATAAGCAACAAAAAAATAAAGACTCCTTGAGCAGTCTTCCACTGGAAATTTTACAGTATATTGCTGGCTTCTTGGACAGCTTCAGCTTATCTCAGCTGTCCCAAGTGTCTTTCCTGATGAGGGATATCTGTGCCACTCTACTTCAAGAGAGAGGGATGGTCTTCCTGCTGTGGGAGAAAAAAAGATATTCTCATGGAGGTACTTCATGGAGAGCTCGCAAAAAG ATCTGGCAGTTTAGCAGCCTGTTTGCCCCTGTTCACAACTGGCAGTTCAGTGACATTCCCTCCATGTCTGAACACCTGAAGATTTGTCCATTCTATGATGTGGAACACAAGAAGGACCCATTCTTGCTGGCCAGCATGAGTGGAACCCAAAAGCGGGCTCAAAATAGCTTGGTCTCAACTTTCAAGCATGGATCCTGA